Genomic segment of Benincasa hispida cultivar B227 chromosome 1, ASM972705v1, whole genome shotgun sequence:
AGCAGCCTTCGGTCCCTCGATCAAGTTCTGGCCTTGATGAGGATGGGGGGCTCCGGGAAGGGGAAGCCCATCAGGACCTACATCTTGAACCTTCCTAGGTTTGGTTTTAATTCCAAGCAGCCTCAAGACAAATCTAGCAAGCTCTCCATATAACATACCGGAGCGGTCAAAAAGCTGTCACAGGGAATAATGCATCAGAACATAGTGTAGATgtcaatttatttgaaaaaaatttatacaTCTACAGCTCAAGGTAGCAGCTATTTAGTTACAAATTTACAATTACAATTCTTCGGTACTTCTCGTTACAGTTTCCAGCTTCTTGCCGTAGGATTTGTAAAATCATGTTGTAATTATAGTATTATTGCATCTATTCAGCACGGATACTCAAGTTCAGGGGGAGTGTCTGTGTCAAACACAGCTCCAGAAACATCTCCAACACTTAAATTTTTGTGTCctatttttatttacttgtttCTACTTTCAAAACACGTGAGACACATTTGGGACACTTCTTGGACATGCTTGGATTTTTTTTTGCGAGAACGGTCCAGCCTTTTACgttgaacaaaaatttaaagcccaaatcaattatatgttaaacaacgattaaaaaaaaaaacaaaacaaaaacaaaaaacaaaagggAAGTCAATTTTTTTAACCAAAGATAGAAAAACTTACGTAAAAAATCTAAATGCTTCATCTCCTACAATTGTTAATGATTTGACCTTTTATGCTTTTTTTAGTGAGTACATTAagtattttatgttaaatttatatatatcctaaaataataataataataataataataaaagtgtGAATTCACAACATTTTCGtgtcctaaattttttttaaattagcgTATCACAAGATCGTGTCGTATCCGTGTTTCTTAGACTGACATTTGGACTGATTGGAGGGGCTTTCTGGCAGGCTTCTTTTGCTGTGTGGCTTTCTacccatttttcttttctatatttcaCTGGTCAAGTGAAATGTCATGTTTGTTGTCCAAAACAAAAAGATTCCTTATCACTTAGTCTGGAACcttttgtgtgtgtgtgcgtgtggGGTGGGGGGGGGGAGGAGAACAATCTCATGCTCCAGGGAAAATTCAGAAGTTTTTTTTATGTGAAGCAACCACAAGGAACTGTAACAGctattgagatttgagttttttaaaagaaaaaaattaaagttgcATTTGAATTCCATTTTAACTTTCACGTGTCcactttgaaaattaaacatctaTCATTAATGTACATTTAATTCCCGTTTTCACTTTCAAACCACCACTTAGAAAATGAAACGTCTACCATTACTGTTGCTTTTGTAGTCTGTACGTTTGAAGTTGGTAGATCTTAAATAGGATTCATTCTTTCTCCAAGGGGGAAAAAAATCCATTCTTGTTGTTAGTCAGCACAATCTACATTTCTAATGTAGGGGTGTTGGAAAGACAAAAGGGCACAAGCATACCTGAAGTAGTGCAGTCATGAACATATGGAACGCCTGTGTGTTCTGGTCAATAAGAATAGATATTCGACCAAAGAAGTTAACAACACCGTGCATCTGCACAGAAATAAAAAGGCGAGGATTCAGGAGTTGAAACATGAACCTCAGGTAATTGCAATCAGAATTACAAAATAGATAGATACAGATAAGGACCATCATATTTGTTTTCTTAACCCTGTCCGCAGCGGATCACAGAACATGGAAACGTAGCTATTTAACTTCAAATACATTCAACTCAACCATGAATCTTAAAGtcagtgattttttttttctaacaagtAATCAGAGAAAAATAAACACTTCCAAGAGAATAAACCACAATATAAGAAATTAATACTTGGAAAAACATCACTGCCTTGTACAAAAACCCATCCATGGCATTATTGGAGACTAAGTCAACTCGACAAAAACATACTGAGGTACAGAACGTCAGAACAATGGATAATGATAACTTAAGCTAAGCAAACTTTACAGCCCTGTCCATTCACCCcaaccaaaaataaaagaataataccAATGATAGCAGAGATCAGTAAAGTGCTTACCACTCGCAGAAATGACATCCAAAATCCCGGAGGAGATGAGGGAGGACCATAAGGGTCATTTGGATCTTGACCACCATAAGGACCACCCATGCCCATTCCATAGCCACCCATTGGACCTCCAAGGCCACTATTATACATTCCACCTCCATACATACCACTATTTCCATACATACCAGAAGATCCATACAGCCCACCATAACCTCCTGTTCTATACATACTGTTGTTCCCATACATTCCACCCCCATACATTCCTCCACCATAAGAAGAACCATACATCCCAGAACCGTACAGAGAATTATTCATAGTTGAACCATAAGCTGCattaagaaaaacaagaaataacatCAGCATCCGAGGCAGAATATCAAATGGGAAAGCATACATCATAAGCAAAGAGGCCaaaacatttaaatcataaCCTCCTCCATAGCTATTATTATTCCCATAGTTTTGCTCCCAAGGCCTTGTTGGAACAGGCCTGCCAAGTGAGTTCCTATTAACAGCAGCAGTCCTATCAGAAGTAGATACAATTTCTCCAGGTTTTGCAGTCCCAGAAGCCTCTACTACATCACTTGTATTGCCAGCTGATGGCGGTCTAAAAGGTGCTGAACCCGACGATCCCCCTACTCGTTCCCAAGGTTTTGGTGGAGGATTAGAAGCTGCAATAATAAAAAGTACATCCATCACAAATCAGcaagtgaaaataaaaaagacttCTAAAGCAAACAGCATTCCATGATTGTCCAACAGAAACAAAATTAA
This window contains:
- the LOC120069578 gene encoding peroxisomal membrane protein 13; translation: MDSKPPQPAASNPPPKPWERVGGSSGSAPFRPPSAGNTSDVVEASGTAKPGEIVSTSDRTAAVNRNSLGRPVPTRPWEQNYGNNNSYGGAYGSTMNNSLYGSGMYGSSYGGGMYGGGMYGNNSMYRTGGYGGLYGSSGMYGNSGMYGGGMYNSGLGGPMGGYGMGMGGPYGGQDPNDPYGPPSSPPGFWMSFLRVMHGVVNFFGRISILIDQNTQAFHMFMTALLQLFDRSGMLYGELARFVLRLLGIKTKPRKVQDVGPDGLPLPGAPHPHQGQNLIEGPKAAPDGAWDNVWPNGSQ